TCGCTAAGGAAAACAACAATAGACAGATGAGGTGAAGatgaacacacgcacgcacacactctttttctctctcattctcgcacacacacgcacggaaaCAGAACTATGAAACAAACACACTTGTTGCGGCCTCCGCACCTCTTTCTCTCGGTCAGACTTGGACAGCCTCATCTGTCTGAGCATCTGAGACCTCTGCTCCATCATAAGAGTCCTCTCATAGGTGTAGGCTGAGATGTCACTGTTATGctaggagaggagatagagaggagggaggagataggaaagggggagatggagatagcagaggggggagagaataGGGGggtacagaggagaggggagaggacgaCAGTTTCTCATGGGTCAAATGAACAAAGCCTAACAGATAGCTATTAGCTAGCGATCAATATTGGAATCAAAAAATATTTCTTGATCATCAGTACGCTACACCATTTTTACATTAACTTTTGAGTAAAGTGCGTGGGCCTCAAATTATTATTGGGTCTATGCAGAAACCTACCATCTCCACCACTTCAACATCAGCCTCTATGCGGAGGTGGTAGAGGAACGTAGCCAGGTCCTTCTTCATCTGAATAGAGTTATCCTCCATCTGAGCCACCGTGAAGATACGCATCGCACACTTACGCCACACCTGGGGACGGAAACACGACAACAACGGCAGTTACATACACGTGTACACAACCTTTCTCTCTACGAGAAGATGATATGACTAAATTATATGACTAAATATTTCTCTGACCTTGTGTTGCCTCAGCAGGAAGGGCAGTAGCATGAGCATGCCCCCGTCGTGGACGATCCACCACACGTCAATGTATCCCTCCGCACACGGCTCGCTGTTGCCGGGGAACAGAGAGATGTTCTTGGGCACAAGTAGGGCCAGGTGGGCCGCTGTCGTCACACGCACCGTGTCTGGAGGaaacacgcacacagagagagggggcgcTGTTTATTCAAACCACAACATCTCAAAGTTAGATGGCAGGTAGTCAAATTCAAAGGGCCAGTTGCAATGTTTGACAAACAGATGGCAGTAATGGTACCATTCAATGAATCCCTCTtgctttcatccctctctctctttcgcctCGTGGCTTTTGCCTTGAAGCCTGATGAGAAAGCGCACATGCACACACctcacctctcctgtcctgtaCTCACTGATAAAGGTCTTCCAGGACTGTGGATCCTCACTCTGCCTCCAGGCCAGGGGCCAGCCCATAACCACAGTGTTGTGCCTCATCCCTCCTAACCCACTGGACTGGATCATGTGACTGATGCCCTCCCTGGCCTTGTTAGCCACAATACACTGACAGAACCCTTTCACCTTCTCCTTGTCCATCTGGTGCTTCAGAGTCTacaggacggggggggggggtgaataaagagggagagagagaggggaaattgTGAGAGGGAATTGAGAGAGAGTTGTTATAACACAATACACCTACAGATCCATCAGGTGAGTCTGAAGGAGAAAGACAAAATTAGAAGCCtgaaagaggggagaagaggggcggAAGTCAGAAGaggtataaaataaaataaacatttctaGAGAAATGCACCAAGAGTGctagacagagagaaaagagagaccaACCTGTTCTGCAGCCAGTGCCTCTCCGTAGCTATGGAGGTAGTTTCCAGTGATGACGGTCCCTACGATGGTCAGACCTTTACCTGCCTTCAGCTGAGATGCAAAGGTTAGCAGGCGGGGAGACTTGACATATGCATCCTCATCTAACTTCAATAGAACTAAGAGCTGGGgtctggaggggagagagagagagaaagagattgtaAAGGTGTGAGATTGGGTGTATATACATGGGTGGTTGTGCATGAGTCGCTGTTAACGGTATACTGCTATACTTTACCTCCAGTTCTTGGTGTGTGTATagacggctgtgtgtgtgtggttgtgtctacTATACCTCCAGTTCTTGGTGTGTGTATagacggctgtgtgtgtgtggttgtgtctacTATACCTCCAGTTCTTGGTGTGTGTATAGACGGCTGTGTGTGTGGTCGTGTCTACTATACCTCCAGTTCTTGGTGTGTGTATAGACGGCTGTGTGTGTGGTCGTGTCTACTATACCTCCAGTTCTTGGTGTGTGTAtagatggctgtgtgtgtgtgtggttgtgtctacTATACCTCCAGTTCTTGGTGTGTGTATagacggctgtgtgtgtgtgtggttgtgtctacTATACCTCCAGTTCTTGGTGTGTGTATagacggctgtgtgtgtgtgtggttgtgtctacTATACCTCCAGTTCTTGGTGTGTGGTGGTCCCTCTTCCAACCTCAAGAGGGCGTAACGAGCAGCGCTGAGGGACAGACCCCGGATACCATCGCCCCACTCCTTCTCTGCCCTGGAACACACACATGAAGACAACTCAgagattcatacacacacacacacgaagacaaCTCAgagattcatacacacacacacgaagacatGTCAGAgattcctacacacacacacatgaagacgTGTCAGAGATTCCTACACACACGAAGACGTGTCAGAGATTCCTACACACACGAAGACAACTCAGAgattcctacacacacacaactcagagattcatacacacacacacgaagacaaCTCAGAGATTCATACACACCCACACGTTATCTAAATATATTCATCTTCCTTTTGAATTGTGAATGTAACACCTCCACAAAATATATAATTGGATTTCTGTGACCTCCATTCACacaagcccacacacacaccacaaaatctgaaaaacacacacaactggTTTGTTCCAGGAGGTCCCCATGGAAACCTACCCGTGGTACTCGATGTATTTGTAGATCATGCCAGCAATCACTATAGCAACAATAGCATAGTACCATGACGATATGAACATCAGCGCCAAGCAGATGATCATACCCAAAAATGACAaggtcctagagagagagagagataaaataatCAATCATCACGCAGGGCTCAACATTAATGCTTGTCCTCTTGTCCGGGACAAGTAAAAATAACATTATGacaactttatttattttttattgtcggACAAGAAGAATGGACAagtaaaaaaaacaataatatcATACAATAATCACAATATCAAAAATGACTCTGATCAGAATGGGATCAATTGTAATGTTGTAATATTTTATAGGCTACCAAGGCAGGAGTCTTAAAAGGCCAGGGTTggattttgagacaggcttgaatatgcaGAGAAGCCAATGGACAGAGTGTAGCCTACATTTCTGTCTGATTGTCTATGGCAAAAAGTAAAAGTaacacattttattttgtaaagtggttcctTGCATCGAAAATTGATGTAAAAACGCTTGTTACAGACCATATAATTTGTGACTAAAAAAAGTGGCTAAAAAAGTTAATGTCAAGCACTGATCGGACTTGAGAAATAGAAAATAATCAATCACACTTGAAAAGTCCTTCTCCATTAATAAAAAGCTGATATGTAAATAGAGTATATGGaatgtgtgtggacgtgtttaactatacttgtgggaaCCAGAAGTCTCCACAAGaagagtaaacaaacaaaaatttgacGAGGTCCCCACAAGgtgaaatgctatttctagggtgtttagggttaaggttagaattagtgtcagGTTTAGGCTTAAGAGCTAGGGCTAGGttaaggaaaataggattttgaatgggactgaattgtatgttcacacaaggttagctgtgcaagactgtgtgtgtgtgtgtgtaccagtggtAGTAGGAGAAGCGTGGTCTCCAGTTGGGGGTTCTCAGCAGCGTCTGCAGAGCACAGGCCAGGTTCACAAACAGATAGCACATCAAGAagaacctacagagagagagaggtgggactcAGGCTGCACTGGATCAGCATCCATACACTCAGACATAcaatcactctcacacacacacacacacacacacacacacacacacacacacacacacacacacacacacacacacacacacacacagtctctccaagaaacacacactcacatggaGAGGATGGGTGCAACCAGGTCCAGAGAAGCAATGAGGATTCCCAGCTCAGCTATCAGAGCTGTCAGGAGCAGAGCCCAGGTAGGCTCTCCATTAGCCTTGCCATGACCAAACAcctggacagagagaacagaacatcagagcgagagagatacagagagagagaaagaagagctaTATATACTACAACACTTGTTTATCTATCTCACCCTGAGGAAAGGGATGATGTTGTCCTTGGCGATGGCCTGGAGGAGGCGGGGAGCGCCCGTCAGTGATTGGAGGCCAGCGCCGCACGTCGAAAAGAAGGAGCCAATCACAATGACCCAGGGGGAGGGCCAAGACAAGGTGCCCACTACCAGGTTTCCCTTTACAGAGTCTCCAAACCTTTAGAACGACAGGTCAGTTAGTGTGACTTCACTGAGTCTTCAAACAGAAAGACAGGTCAGTTAGTGTGACCACAGAATGTGTCCTAAGAAGGCCAAGACACACAccaatttcagtttacttcctaaaTTGATTCAATTTAAATTAACTccaccctgaaacacacacacacagagagacaacaatATACTAACTTGTCTCTGAGCACCACTCCTTCGATGCAGGCTCCAAACAGCACCACACTGCTCAGGTCTGGCCAGGCCACTCAGGTAAATAACCCACTAGTCACATCACACCTGAACCACAACACAACTCTGTCCCAATATCAACCCATTACCACACACTAAGCACCATGCAGGTGTATGTAACTAGAATGATTCTAATTCTATGACTGAGTTAACATGTGACATTTTCAATTAAAAATACAAAAGCTTTGCTGTCCTTGGGTGTCTGAAATTGCCCCCTAAACCTTACACACCGCACTACTTTTTACAAGAGCcctagtcaaatgtagtgcactatgtagggattagGGTGTCAATTCGGACGCACCCAGAGTTAATATGGAAGATATTCTCAATTCAAAATCCGAAAGCTTTATTGTCCACAGTGAAGGATACAGACAAGGGAGGTAGTGAGGATGGCCATGATGGTTCCTATGGGGATGGAGCGTTGAGCGTCTTTCAGGTCCCCAGACCGGTTAGAACCAGCCATTatacctggaggggggagaagggggaggaatagtgaggagggagagagagagagacaacagagttGGTGTATGAATCTATGAAAAATAATTTTACAGCTGGATCAGCCTGTGCCAAATCTCTCAGTACCCCTCGCCTCTGTTTCCGCAGAGCTGTAAGCACTATGGTGGGAGCTCCACCACTGCACTGCTTCTACCCATTCAGATCTACCAACATCAAGAGGTCCAAGGGGATCGGGAGGTACTGGGATCAGGAGAGACGAAAAGAGGAGGAAATATACCTGTGACTGAGGGGAAGAAGATTCCCACCAATAGCGTGAAGGAGGTGGTGATGTCAGCGAAGACATATGGCAGCCGATTGGTGGGTGGGTGGACGGGTCTGGGCGAGGGGAGTGACCCTTTCTCCAGGACGTCCCCTTTACTGAGGTAAACACTCCATATGTTCTCTATGGAGAGAATACTAATtattagagagaaagacagcacgagagagagagagagagagagagagagagtgtgagagacagagaatgtACCTGTGATAACTCCACTGGACAGGCCTGGTATGCCAGGTATCTCAGAGATGTTGCTGAGGTTAAAGTAGTAGTCACAGGAAGCGTTGAGGTCTGGGCCTTCACAGAACTGCAGCCACAGGGCCGTGGTCGCCTCAGAGGAGGGCAGGGAGGGATCAAAGGTTGAGGGCACCGTGCCGTTTCCTAGAAGAATTGGTTGATTAGCTGATATTGGGGACGATAATGAACAAGCGAGTAAAGAGGTGGAGAATGAGAAAATCTAACAGTGGTCGAATGGCAAGCAGAACTAACACCTTCAAAGCCTTGATTGGCCAATTAGGTGTGATTGATTAAGGCTTCAGCAAATGACCCGCAAGTGGGAGTGTCCCATAGTGAGATGTCAAACAGAATGGACCGAGAGAAAACACGAGGGTTAACATTAAATATGTTTCTCATTATAATTGACTATGGCATTTTTCCAAATTGAAAGGTAATATTGACGTTTTTACCAGCGAGTGTGAGGTTGGTATCCACAGGTCTGGGTGGTTCTTTGGGCAGGGTGGTCTTGGCACAGGGACTATCATGGAGGATGTGTCCTGACAGGGTACGGTTACCCAGCATACACAccctgaggaggagggaggaggagaggattagAGCACGGGATTGGTCAATCACAGAGACGACAGTGAAAAGATTGGTCGATTAGGGCATCAGTCAAGTTTAAGTGTTTGGCAGTAAGAGTGGTGTGAAAGTCTTGAGAATGGGTCAATACGGGTACGTTTATGTCTCAATGAGAGTGGTTACAACGTTCTCAGGTTTCTCACTGGTGTTTACCAGCAGTGAAAGTGTAAATCAGGCATGCCAATGGAAACACATCAGATTAGTTTCTTGTTTCTTTGTGACTAAAATGCAACCCATAATCAACTCCGATTACAACATGAATCTGTCAATCAAACCGCTCTAAGATCACAACGGAAGAACTCACGGGAAAGTGGGCGGACTGAAGGCGGAGACCAGCGCTCCGGTGTAGATGGACAGGATGGAGATGATGACACAGGCCAGGAAGACGGACGCCAGCTTGTTGACATATTTGACGCCGACAAAGACCAGTAACgccatgaggaggaggaagattgaGCCGTAGACCCTCATGTTGTTCAACATGGCTGCTCCCTCACCGTCCGGACCGCTGGAGACAAAGATGGCCGCCCACGGGGCAATGTACATCTGGGGGTGGGAGGAAAGCGAGAGAGCAAGATAACAGACACGCAAAATCAAACGATATATTGGATTGGTGAGGGTGAGTAGATGCTGGAGTTTGTCATGTGAACACTTATACAGATGACATGAACATGACAATAACCATGATAATGAACGTCAGAGTAATTTGATGGCGGTTATAAATGAGGAtgacagtgaggaagaggagcgGGCGACAAAGGCTCTCCCACCCACCAGCAGGATCTCGATGGCTCCCAGGATGTACATGGCCCCGGCGAAAGTGGTGCCCAGGTAGAAGCACAGCCCCACCGCCCCCCCAAACTCTGGCCCCAGAGAACGACTGATCATGAAGTAGGAACCACccgctggagaggagagaagagggggagagagagggtgggggaggagagatttagaagagagagagagaggagagggatggagaaggagggggtgggagggagggatggagaaggagggaaggagaaggagggggtgggagggagggagggaggaggaggtgggaaggagaaggaggaggtgggaaggagaaggagggtgtgggagggagaaggagggagaagagaagtagagagaaGTAAAGAGAAGAATGGGTGTTAGTATCATTATGGGCATTATGAAAGTGAAAAAGAGGAGACAGAAAGTAGAATAGTACAGTATTATGATAATGAGAGACAACACACTAAGATTGTACCAATAAGCATaggtctcaaatggcaccatattccctatgtagtgcactaattttgaccaggccCATAGATGAGGGAGGATATCAATGGAGGAAATGTAACTTTGCAGATAGAAGCAGGGGTTTTGTCTTGACATAGAATCAGTAAGGGGCTCTAACTACAATGTTGTCAGATGGAATAGTTCAAATCAACTGAAATTGATTTGCTTCATATTCAAATATCACAAGAATATGTTAGAATTGTTCAACGACAACTTTGACATTTGGGATATTTCCGGCGTGGGTGTTGTTTCACTCAGAATTAGAATGATTTTATTATCATTCTTATGTGTGTATAATTACTCATTCTATGTCTATGGTTTTACTAGTGGTGAATGGTATTGCTGGGTGAGGACACTATGTCTCAATGTGTACAgtcagagaggggagaggcagatCAGACATTAGAACAAACAGACAAAcctgacctgggttcaaatatcatttgaaatcatttcaaaaaCTTTATCTTTATCCTGCCTGGCGCAGTGGAAGCGATAGAATAGTTGGAAAACTGCCAAACTCCACCCACCTGGCAGTTCAGGCAGACTAAACCAAAAGCTACAAGTATTTTTAAATACCCAGTTCTGACACATACAGACTTCACTGAGACAGAGTTGCAAAATTCAGATCACTTTTCCAAAATTCCTGAAAACCTGGGAATTCTGGAGAAAGTAACCAGCATTTTTACACCATAACAAACATTAAACATACACTTGGATGACAACaagacagatggatggagagaggggtggagggataaagggatagagggatggagaggtgagagatggagagagggatggaaagaggtaTGGAGAGATGGATGGCGAGAGGTATGGCgagaggtatggagggagagagggataaatGGATGGAGGGAATACCTGGTACAACTCCATTGGTGGCGATGGCACTCATTGAGATAGCAGTCAGTAAAGTCTGcagaatgagagaggagcagtAGCTGTATCATGCATATATCTATACACATAAAGATACTCACTAATCACTATCTACAGAACACTGCTCTTAACAGGCCTGTTTCAATTATCTCCTGTTCTCTTAAACACTTTCTGGacaagtgtctgctaaatgaccaaaatgtaaaaatgtgtatatatgtgtgtgtatatgtctgcatctgtccgtgtgtgttgctactactgtgtgtgtgtgtgtgtgtgttgctactactgtgtgtgtgtgtatatgtgtgtgtttttgtttgccAGGAGTAGACATGTGTGCTGCAGCTCTGTACCAAAACATGGCAATCTACTAACATAACTTAAGCCCACCTGTTGTAACTGTCATCGTTAATACAGCAAAGGTCAGAGGAAGGTGCGTCTTGTATCCACAAGTGTCCATATATCCATGACCTAGGAAATGTTTGAATCCTTCTCGACTGGAATGTGATTTGTGGATTCaaataaactgtgtgtgtgtgcgcacgtgtgtgttaTCCTCACGCAGCAGCAGCATATGAAGACGATGCAGAGAGCCTGCAGCACACCGGCAGTTCCCACCACCCAGGTGAGACGCAGGAACAAGATCACCCCGAAGATGTTCTGCAGGCATGGCAGGTACACCCCCATGAACGTACCCATCTGGGGAGACTGGGATAGACACACAGGAGAATAGTGATCATTAGTGCACAACGTAACAAAAATATGTTCTGCAGCCAGGGCAGGTACAACCCCATGAACGTACCCATCTGAGGAGACTGGGAGACACAAATGGCATTAGATATGAGGGTCCTGTTCATTAGTAAACACCGTAGCAAAGCATTTTCCAAATAATAAAAACGTCTGATCATATCCATGACGTGCTAGGTGTGATTATATTAGGTCAGACATTTTACATCCCTGGATCTATTCTCTGTACGGTGCTGTAAGTCAGTGCTGTAAGGGTGGAGTCGTCAGTAACAAAGGAGTCAAAAGTACAACCTAAAAGCATCATAGCGCTTAGATATTACTGCCAGGGGTCAAAGTACTATGCCAGGGCATTCCGGGAGTTAAGGAGTCAGAGTGGTGTGTACCTTGTGggcctttctcttctctcctatGCTCTCTGCCTCCTCGTGCTCCCTGGCCCCCTGGGTCAGGTTGGTGTAGTTGGCCAGACGGTTGAGGAGGGAAGATACCTTCGGCCTAGTGTCCATCTCCTCCtgcaggagggaggggggggggggggggggggagagagaaaataggAAGAGATGAATTCATGATGAGACAGTCAGAAAACACAGTGCATCAAACACTTTTTTGATTGATGCTCTAACCTCAAAGAGAGCCAAGTTTCGGTCGTAGAAGTCATCATCGTCCACCccatgactgttgttgatgtagaCATTGGACATTTTGGCATTGCCATctcctactgagagagagaggggagacagaagggagagagagagaggaaggaagaaggagagaaagaggggagacagaagggagagtgaggaagaaggagagaaaagTTATACCTCTGTCAGCAGGGCCCTGAATCAGCACTCTCAGTTCCCTCTCCTCTACCACCAGGGAGGACACACAAAAACACGTGACAGTCTCATAGACATGCATAGTTAAATACAGACATGTCTACAAACACACTGCGtcttgaaaacacacacacacagggacgatCCTTGTGACATCCTTGTCTCACGCATtgctacacatacacacaaacatctaaactcagcaaaaaaagaaacgtccctttttcaggacacagtctttcaaagataaaaatccaaataacttcccagatcttcattgtaaagggtttaaacactgtttccaatgcttgttcaatgaaccataaacaattaatgaacatgcacctgtggaacggtcgttaagacactaacaacttacagacggaaggcaaataaggtcacagctatgaaaacttaggacactaaagatgcttttctactgactctgaaaaacactaaaagaaagatgctcagggtccctgctcatctacatgaacatgccttaggcatgctgcaaggaggcatgaggactgcagatgtggccagcgcaataaattgcaatgtccgtactgtgagacgcctaagaaagCACCAAGGGAGACAGGACGATTAGCTGtccgtcctcgcagtggcagcacacgtgtaacacctgcacaggattggtacatccgaacatcacacctgcgggacaggtacaggatggcaacaacaactgcccgagttacaccaagaAAAAAAATCCTTCAatcagtgttcagactgtccgcaataggctgagagaggctggagtgagggcttgtaggcctgttgtaaggtaggtcctcaccagacatcaacgTCGCCtgcgggcacaaacccaccatcgctggaccagacaggactggcaaaaagtactcttcactgacgagtcgcggttttgtctcaccaggggtgatggtcggaatcgcatttatcgtcgaaggaatgagcgttacaccgaggcctgtactctggagcgggatcgatttggaggtggagggtccgtcgcggtgtgtcacagcatcatcggactgagcttgttgtcattgcaggcaatctcaacgctgtgcgttacagggaagacatcctcctccctcatgtgctacccttcctgcaggctcatcctgacatgaccctccagcatgacaatgccaccagccatactgctcgttctgtgcgagaTTTCCTGTAAGaccggaatgtcagtgttctgccatggccagcgaagtgcccggatctcaatcccattgagcacgtctgggacctgttgaatcagagggtgagggctagggccatattccccagaaatgtccaggaacttgcaggtgccttagtggaagagtggggtaacatctcacagcaagaactggcaaatctggtgcagtccatgaggaggagatgcactgcagtacttaatgcagctggtggccacaccagatactgactgttacttttgaccccccttttgttcagggacacattattccatttctgttagtcacatgtctgtggaacttgttcagtttatgtctcagttgttgaatcttatgttcatacaaatatttacacatgt
The DNA window shown above is from Salvelinus alpinus chromosome 31, SLU_Salpinus.1, whole genome shotgun sequence and carries:
- the LOC139561070 gene encoding solute carrier family 12 member 6-like isoform X1; protein product: MASVRFTVTPTKAEDLPGLSDTSPDISSRSSGRGHVRFGSRESVNRSEPLSEGSGGLTTTGENETPDRTSTEQVGDGNAKMSNVYINNSHGVDDDDFYDRNLALFEEEMDTRPKVSSLLNRLANYTNLTQGAREHEEAESIGEKRKAHKSPQMGTFMGVYLPCLQNIFGVILFLRLTWVVGTAGVLQALCIVFICCCCTLLTAISMSAIATNGVVPAGGSYFMISRSLGPEFGGAVGLCFYLGTTFAGAMYILGAIEILLMYIAPWAAIFVSSGPDGEGAAMLNNMRVYGSIFLLLMALLVFVGVKYVNKLASVFLACVIISILSIYTGALVSAFSPPTFPVCMLGNRTLSGHILHDSPCAKTTLPKEPPRPVDTNLTLAGNGTVPSTFDPSLPSSEATTALWLQFCEGPDLNASCDYYFNLSNISEIPGIPGLSSGVITENIWSVYLSKGDVLEKGSLPSPRPVHPPTNRLPYVFADITTSFTLLVGIFFPSVTGIMAGSNRSGDLKDAQRSIPIGTIMAILTTSLVYLSSVVLFGACIEGVVLRDKFGDSVKGNLVVGTLSWPSPWVIVIGSFFSTCGAGLQSLTGAPRLLQAIAKDNIIPFLRVFGHGKANGEPTWALLLTALIAELGILIASLDLVAPILSMFFLMCYLFVNLACALQTLLRTPNWRPRFSYYHWTLSFLGMIICLALMFISSWYYAIVAIVIAGMIYKYIEYHGAEKEWGDGIRGLSLSAARYALLRLEEGPPHTKNWRPQLLVLLKLDEDAYVKSPRLLTFASQLKAGKGLTIVGTVITGNYLHSYGEALAAEQTLKHQMDKEKVKGFCQCIVANKAREGISHMIQSSGLGGMRHNTVVMGWPLAWRQSEDPQSWKTFINTVRVTTAAHLALLVPKNISLFPGNSEPCAEGYIDVWWIVHDGGMLMLLPFLLRQHKVWRKCAMRIFTVAQMEDNSIQMKKDLATFLYHLRIEADVEVVEMHNSDISAYTYERTLMMEQRSQMLRQMRLSKSDREKEVRRPQQAQLVKDRNSMLRLTSIGSDDDEDTDGGGGPTGNAEKGGGAAGGRERDGGMSASENRRVHMTWTKEKALQYRATHSGCSTPEGFRDMLSIRPDHSNVRRMHTAVKLNEVIVNKSHDARLVLLNMPGPPRNPAGDENYMEFLEVLTEGLERVLLVRGGGSEVITIYS
- the LOC139561070 gene encoding solute carrier family 12 member 6-like isoform X2 — its product is MASVRFTVTPTKAEDLPGLSDTSPDISSRSSGRGHVRFGSRESVNRSEPLSEGSGGLTTTGENETPDRTSTEQGDGNAKMSNVYINNSHGVDDDDFYDRNLALFEEEMDTRPKVSSLLNRLANYTNLTQGAREHEEAESIGEKRKAHKSPQMGTFMGVYLPCLQNIFGVILFLRLTWVVGTAGVLQALCIVFICCCCTLLTAISMSAIATNGVVPAGGSYFMISRSLGPEFGGAVGLCFYLGTTFAGAMYILGAIEILLMYIAPWAAIFVSSGPDGEGAAMLNNMRVYGSIFLLLMALLVFVGVKYVNKLASVFLACVIISILSIYTGALVSAFSPPTFPVCMLGNRTLSGHILHDSPCAKTTLPKEPPRPVDTNLTLAGNGTVPSTFDPSLPSSEATTALWLQFCEGPDLNASCDYYFNLSNISEIPGIPGLSSGVITENIWSVYLSKGDVLEKGSLPSPRPVHPPTNRLPYVFADITTSFTLLVGIFFPSVTGIMAGSNRSGDLKDAQRSIPIGTIMAILTTSLVYLSSVVLFGACIEGVVLRDKFGDSVKGNLVVGTLSWPSPWVIVIGSFFSTCGAGLQSLTGAPRLLQAIAKDNIIPFLRVFGHGKANGEPTWALLLTALIAELGILIASLDLVAPILSMFFLMCYLFVNLACALQTLLRTPNWRPRFSYYHWTLSFLGMIICLALMFISSWYYAIVAIVIAGMIYKYIEYHGAEKEWGDGIRGLSLSAARYALLRLEEGPPHTKNWRPQLLVLLKLDEDAYVKSPRLLTFASQLKAGKGLTIVGTVITGNYLHSYGEALAAEQTLKHQMDKEKVKGFCQCIVANKAREGISHMIQSSGLGGMRHNTVVMGWPLAWRQSEDPQSWKTFINTVRVTTAAHLALLVPKNISLFPGNSEPCAEGYIDVWWIVHDGGMLMLLPFLLRQHKVWRKCAMRIFTVAQMEDNSIQMKKDLATFLYHLRIEADVEVVEMHNSDISAYTYERTLMMEQRSQMLRQMRLSKSDREKEVRRPQQAQLVKDRNSMLRLTSIGSDDDEDTDGGGGPTGNAEKGGGAAGGRERDGGMSASENRRVHMTWTKEKALQYRATHSGCSTPEGFRDMLSIRPDHSNVRRMHTAVKLNEVIVNKSHDARLVLLNMPGPPRNPAGDENYMEFLEVLTEGLERVLLVRGGGSEVITIYS
- the LOC139561070 gene encoding solute carrier family 12 member 6-like isoform X5, with the translated sequence MSNVYINNSHGVDDDDFYDRNLALFEEEMDTRPKVSSLLNRLANYTNLTQGAREHEEAESIGEKRKAHKSPQMGTFMGVYLPCLQNIFGVILFLRLTWVVGTAGVLQALCIVFICCCCTLLTAISMSAIATNGVVPAGGSYFMISRSLGPEFGGAVGLCFYLGTTFAGAMYILGAIEILLMYIAPWAAIFVSSGPDGEGAAMLNNMRVYGSIFLLLMALLVFVGVKYVNKLASVFLACVIISILSIYTGALVSAFSPPTFPVCMLGNRTLSGHILHDSPCAKTTLPKEPPRPVDTNLTLAGNGTVPSTFDPSLPSSEATTALWLQFCEGPDLNASCDYYFNLSNISEIPGIPGLSSGVITENIWSVYLSKGDVLEKGSLPSPRPVHPPTNRLPYVFADITTSFTLLVGIFFPSVTGIMAGSNRSGDLKDAQRSIPIGTIMAILTTSLVYLSSVVLFGACIEGVVLRDKFGDSVKGNLVVGTLSWPSPWVIVIGSFFSTCGAGLQSLTGAPRLLQAIAKDNIIPFLRVFGHGKANGEPTWALLLTALIAELGILIASLDLVAPILSMFFLMCYLFVNLACALQTLLRTPNWRPRFSYYHWTLSFLGMIICLALMFISSWYYAIVAIVIAGMIYKYIEYHGAEKEWGDGIRGLSLSAARYALLRLEEGPPHTKNWRPQLLVLLKLDEDAYVKSPRLLTFASQLKAGKGLTIVGTVITGNYLHSYGEALAAEQTLKHQMDKEKVKGFCQCIVANKAREGISHMIQSSGLGGMRHNTVVMGWPLAWRQSEDPQSWKTFINTVRVTTAAHLALLVPKNISLFPGNSEPCAEGYIDVWWIVHDGGMLMLLPFLLRQHKVWRKCAMRIFTVAQMEDNSIQMKKDLATFLYHLRIEADVEVVEMHNSDISAYTYERTLMMEQRSQMLRQMRLSKSDREKEVRRPQQAQLVKDRNSMLRLTSIGSDDDEDTDGGGGPTGNAEKGGGAAGGRERDGGMSASENRRVHMTWTKEKALQYRATHSGCSTPEGFRDMLSIRPDHSNVRRMHTAVKLNEVIVNKSHDARLVLLNMPGPPRNPAGDENYMEFLEVLTEGLERVLLVRGGGSEVITIYS